From Prochlorococcus sp. MIT 1223, the proteins below share one genomic window:
- a CDS encoding high light inducible protein yields MYSESKNNSPNTQNVSKTELNSWRRGFTYQAEIWNGRMAIAGLFLLSIILFAANYFFSG; encoded by the coding sequence ATGTACTCTGAATCAAAAAATAATTCACCCAATACTCAAAATGTTAGCAAGACAGAACTTAATTCATGGAGAAGAGGTTTTACTTACCAGGCTGAAATATGGAATGGCCGAATGGCTATAGCCGGTTTATTTCTGCTTTCTATCATTTTGTTTGCTGCTAATTACTTTTTTTCGGGATAA